In a single window of the Mesoplodon densirostris isolate mMesDen1 chromosome 18, mMesDen1 primary haplotype, whole genome shotgun sequence genome:
- the TEPSIN gene encoding AP-4 complex accessory subunit tepsin isoform X4, with product MEETESLGHCLLAGDPEQLAIFTGPPDLLHGNSLYQKVRAAAQDLGAALFSDALSPLPSSQPPRALPPAGMGSQSRPQSSLQGFGYSKERGHTGSAGEAFLSTIQKAAEVVASAMRPGPESPSSQRSLLRGDAYQPAVTPSASLGPPTPGNPLPTAGPGARAMRHQPGQAGGGWDELDSSPNSQDSSQENDDLGKASDSGSPSGSDSPSGASRAPSDLAERVEAVTLSDCQQELSLVRAVTRGPHCFLSREEVQHFVKECGLLNCEAVLELLIRHLGATSERVQMRALGAIASLGCTDLLSQERVLLLARPRLQELSVGSPGPVTNKATKILRHFEASCRQWPPARRPPAEPGPAVTRVGPSDLLSDTLPFTGDQAFLQPLSSALFLPKGTAPPSGLQPGPVPPTSLDGCPLPAHADAREAKTRLAGSREQGAGSERGLFSTDTAKGGPELDPGPGDSCDSLFAGMELVACPRLVGAGTAAEESLPACQAPWTSSQRVAAKEPSGSEPSAFAFLNS from the exons ATGGAGGAGACTGAGTCCCTTGGCCACTGCTTGCTTGCAGGAGACCCTGAGCAGTTAGCGA TTTTCACGGGACCCCCGGATCTTCTCCACGGGAACAGCTTGTACCAGAAGGTGCGGGCAGCCGCCCAG GACTTGGGGGCTGCCTTGTTCTCAGACGCCTTGTCACCTCTGCCTTCCTCCCAGCCACCCAGGGCCCTGCCTCCAGCAG GCATGGGCTCCCAGTCCAGGCCCCAGAGCTCCCTACAGGGCTTCGGCTACAGCAAGGAACGGGGCCACACAG GCTCTGCGGGCGAAGCCTTCCTGTCCACCATCCAGAAGGCCGCAGAGGTGGTGGCCAGCGCCATGCGCCCTGGGCCTGAGAGCCCCAGCTCCCAGAGGTCCCTTCTGCGAGGTGACGCCTACCAGCCGGCTGTGACACCTTCAGCCAGCCTCGGCCCTCCAACCCCCGGGAACCCTCTCCCCACAGCCGGCCCAGGTGCCCGAG CCATGAGACACCAGCCTGGGCAGGCCGGAGGCGGATGGGATGAGCTGGACAGCAGCCCAAACTCTCAGGATTCTTCCCAGGAAAATGACGACCTGGGCAAGGCCTCGGACTCAGGTAGCCCGTCGGGCAGTGACAGCCCCTCAGGGGCCAGCCGGGCACCCAGCGACCTGGCAGAAAG GGTCGAGGCCGTGACCCTGAGTGACTGCCAGCAGGAGCTGAGCCTGGTCCGGGCCGTGACACGGGGGCCACATTGCTTCCTGAGCCGAGAGGAGGTGCAGCACTTCGTCAAAGA GTGTGGACTCCTCAACTGTGAGGCCGTGCTGGAGCTGCTCATCCGCCACCTGGGCGCAACCAGCGAGCGTGTGCAGATG AGAGCTCTGGGTGCCATCGCCTCCCTCGGGTGCACCGACCTGCTCTCCCAGGAGCGAGTCCTGCTCCTTGCCCGGCCTCGGCTGCAGGAGCTCAGTGTGGGCAGCCCCGGACCCGTGACCAACAAGGCCACCAAG ATCCTGAGACACTTTGAAGCTTCCTGCCGACAGTGGCCCCCTGCCCGGAGGCCCCCAGCCGAGCCTGGCCCCGCAGTCACCCGTGTGGGCCCATCAGACCTGCTGAGCGACACCCTGCCTTTCACCGGGGACCAGGCCTTCCTGCAGCCTCTGAGTTCAGCTCTGTTCTTGCCCAAGGGCACTGCTCCCCCATCGGGGCTGCAGCCCGGCCCTGTGCCCCCGACTTCCCTGGACGGCTGCCCGCTTCCAGCCCACGCGGATGCCAGGGAGGCCAAGACCAGACTGGCAGGTTCCAGAGAGCAGGGGGCTGGATCTGAGCGGGGCCTGTTCAGCACAGACACTGCAAAGGGAGGGCCAGAGCTTGACCCGGGCCCCGGAGATAGCTGTGACTCCTTGTTTGCTGGCATGGAACTGGTGGCCTGTCCCCGCCTGGTGGGGGCCGGGACTGCTGCAGAAGAGTCCCTCCCAGCCTGCCAGGCTCCCTGGACATCGTCACAGAGGGTGGCAGCAAAAGAACCTTCTGGCTCTGAGCCATCAGCTTTCGCATTCTTAAACTCATGA
- the NDUFAF8 gene encoding NADH dehydrogenase [ubiquinone] 1 alpha subcomplex assembly factor 8 → MSGNRAVWGRVRSRLRAFPDRLAACGAEAAAYGRCVQASMAPGGRLRKDLCAQEFEALRSCFVAAAKKTLTGGH, encoded by the exons ATGTCGGGAAACCGAGCGGTGTGGGGTCGCGTGCGAAGCCGCCTCCGCGCCTTCCCCGATCGCCTGGCGGCCTGTGGGGCCGAG GCCGCGGCCTACGGCAGGTGCGTGCAGGCGTCCATGGCCCCGGGCGGCCGCTTGAGGAAGGATCTGTGCGCGCAGGAGTTCGAGGCCTTACGGAGCTGCTTCGTTGCCGCG GCCAAGAAGACCCTGACAGGAGGCCATTAG
- the TEPSIN gene encoding AP-4 complex accessory subunit tepsin isoform X1: MAATVPLRDRLSFLHRLPILLKGTSDDDVPCPGYLFEEIAKISHESLGSSQCLLEYLLSRLQSGSGRVKLKVLKILLHLCGHGSSSFLLMLKRNPAFIQEATVFTGPPDLLHGNSLYQKVRAAAQDLGAALFSDALSPLPSSQPPRALPPAGMGSQSRPQSSLQGFGYSKERGHTGSAGEAFLSTIQKAAEVVASAMRPGPESPSSQRSLLRGDAYQPAVTPSASLGPPTPGNPLPTAGPGARAMRHQPGQAGGGWDELDSSPNSQDSSQENDDLGKASDSGSPSGSDSPSGASRAPSDLAERVEAVTLSDCQQELSLVRAVTRGPHCFLSREEVQHFVKECGLLNCEAVLELLIRHLGATSERVQMRALGAIASLGCTDLLSQERVLLLARPRLQELSVGSPGPVTNKATKILRHFEASCRQWPPARRPPAEPGPAVTRVGPSDLLSDTLPFTGDQAFLQPLSSALFLPKGTAPPSGLQPGPVPPTSLDGCPLPAHADAREAKTRLAGSREQGAGSERGLFSTDTAKGGPELDPGPGDSCDSLFAGMELVACPRLVGAGTAAEESLPACQAPWTSSQRVAAKEPSGSEPSAFAFLNS, encoded by the exons ATGGCGGCCACGGTACCGTTGCGGGACCGCCTGAGCTTCCTGCACCGG CTCCCGATTCTCCTGAAGGGAACGTCGGATGACGACGTCCCGTGTCCAGGCTACCTGTTTGAGGAGATCGCCA AGATCTCCCACGAGTCCCTGGGCAGCAGCCAGTGCCTCCTGGAGTACCTGCTGAGCCGTCTGCAGAGCGGCTCTGGCCGCGTGAAGCTCAAG GTACTGAAGATCTTGCTGCACCTGTGTGGTCACGGCTCCTCGTCCTTCCTGCTCATGCTTAAGCGCAACCCCGCCTTCATCCAGGAAGCCACAG TTTTCACGGGACCCCCGGATCTTCTCCACGGGAACAGCTTGTACCAGAAGGTGCGGGCAGCCGCCCAG GACTTGGGGGCTGCCTTGTTCTCAGACGCCTTGTCACCTCTGCCTTCCTCCCAGCCACCCAGGGCCCTGCCTCCAGCAG GCATGGGCTCCCAGTCCAGGCCCCAGAGCTCCCTACAGGGCTTCGGCTACAGCAAGGAACGGGGCCACACAG GCTCTGCGGGCGAAGCCTTCCTGTCCACCATCCAGAAGGCCGCAGAGGTGGTGGCCAGCGCCATGCGCCCTGGGCCTGAGAGCCCCAGCTCCCAGAGGTCCCTTCTGCGAGGTGACGCCTACCAGCCGGCTGTGACACCTTCAGCCAGCCTCGGCCCTCCAACCCCCGGGAACCCTCTCCCCACAGCCGGCCCAGGTGCCCGAG CCATGAGACACCAGCCTGGGCAGGCCGGAGGCGGATGGGATGAGCTGGACAGCAGCCCAAACTCTCAGGATTCTTCCCAGGAAAATGACGACCTGGGCAAGGCCTCGGACTCAGGTAGCCCGTCGGGCAGTGACAGCCCCTCAGGGGCCAGCCGGGCACCCAGCGACCTGGCAGAAAG GGTCGAGGCCGTGACCCTGAGTGACTGCCAGCAGGAGCTGAGCCTGGTCCGGGCCGTGACACGGGGGCCACATTGCTTCCTGAGCCGAGAGGAGGTGCAGCACTTCGTCAAAGA GTGTGGACTCCTCAACTGTGAGGCCGTGCTGGAGCTGCTCATCCGCCACCTGGGCGCAACCAGCGAGCGTGTGCAGATG AGAGCTCTGGGTGCCATCGCCTCCCTCGGGTGCACCGACCTGCTCTCCCAGGAGCGAGTCCTGCTCCTTGCCCGGCCTCGGCTGCAGGAGCTCAGTGTGGGCAGCCCCGGACCCGTGACCAACAAGGCCACCAAG ATCCTGAGACACTTTGAAGCTTCCTGCCGACAGTGGCCCCCTGCCCGGAGGCCCCCAGCCGAGCCTGGCCCCGCAGTCACCCGTGTGGGCCCATCAGACCTGCTGAGCGACACCCTGCCTTTCACCGGGGACCAGGCCTTCCTGCAGCCTCTGAGTTCAGCTCTGTTCTTGCCCAAGGGCACTGCTCCCCCATCGGGGCTGCAGCCCGGCCCTGTGCCCCCGACTTCCCTGGACGGCTGCCCGCTTCCAGCCCACGCGGATGCCAGGGAGGCCAAGACCAGACTGGCAGGTTCCAGAGAGCAGGGGGCTGGATCTGAGCGGGGCCTGTTCAGCACAGACACTGCAAAGGGAGGGCCAGAGCTTGACCCGGGCCCCGGAGATAGCTGTGACTCCTTGTTTGCTGGCATGGAACTGGTGGCCTGTCCCCGCCTGGTGGGGGCCGGGACTGCTGCAGAAGAGTCCCTCCCAGCCTGCCAGGCTCCCTGGACATCGTCACAGAGGGTGGCAGCAAAAGAACCTTCTGGCTCTGAGCCATCAGCTTTCGCATTCTTAAACTCATGA
- the TEPSIN gene encoding AP-4 complex accessory subunit tepsin isoform X2 yields MAATVPLRDRLSFLHRLPILLKGTSDDDVPCPGYLFEEIAKISHESLGSSQCLLEYLLSRLQSGSGRVKLKVLKILLHLCGHGSSSFLLMLKRNPAFIQEATVFTGPPDLLHGNSLYQKVRAAAQDLGAALFSDALSPLPSSQPPRALPPAGMGSQSRPQSSLQGFGYSKERGHTGSAGEAFLSTIQKAAEVVASAMRPGPESPSSQRSLLRGDAYQPAVTPSASLGPPTPGNPLPTAGPAMRHQPGQAGGGWDELDSSPNSQDSSQENDDLGKASDSGSPSGSDSPSGASRAPSDLAERVEAVTLSDCQQELSLVRAVTRGPHCFLSREEVQHFVKECGLLNCEAVLELLIRHLGATSERVQMRALGAIASLGCTDLLSQERVLLLARPRLQELSVGSPGPVTNKATKILRHFEASCRQWPPARRPPAEPGPAVTRVGPSDLLSDTLPFTGDQAFLQPLSSALFLPKGTAPPSGLQPGPVPPTSLDGCPLPAHADAREAKTRLAGSREQGAGSERGLFSTDTAKGGPELDPGPGDSCDSLFAGMELVACPRLVGAGTAAEESLPACQAPWTSSQRVAAKEPSGSEPSAFAFLNS; encoded by the exons ATGGCGGCCACGGTACCGTTGCGGGACCGCCTGAGCTTCCTGCACCGG CTCCCGATTCTCCTGAAGGGAACGTCGGATGACGACGTCCCGTGTCCAGGCTACCTGTTTGAGGAGATCGCCA AGATCTCCCACGAGTCCCTGGGCAGCAGCCAGTGCCTCCTGGAGTACCTGCTGAGCCGTCTGCAGAGCGGCTCTGGCCGCGTGAAGCTCAAG GTACTGAAGATCTTGCTGCACCTGTGTGGTCACGGCTCCTCGTCCTTCCTGCTCATGCTTAAGCGCAACCCCGCCTTCATCCAGGAAGCCACAG TTTTCACGGGACCCCCGGATCTTCTCCACGGGAACAGCTTGTACCAGAAGGTGCGGGCAGCCGCCCAG GACTTGGGGGCTGCCTTGTTCTCAGACGCCTTGTCACCTCTGCCTTCCTCCCAGCCACCCAGGGCCCTGCCTCCAGCAG GCATGGGCTCCCAGTCCAGGCCCCAGAGCTCCCTACAGGGCTTCGGCTACAGCAAGGAACGGGGCCACACAG GCTCTGCGGGCGAAGCCTTCCTGTCCACCATCCAGAAGGCCGCAGAGGTGGTGGCCAGCGCCATGCGCCCTGGGCCTGAGAGCCCCAGCTCCCAGAGGTCCCTTCTGCGAGGTGACGCCTACCAGCCGGCTGTGACACCTTCAGCCAGCCTCGGCCCTCCAACCCCCGGGAACCCTCTCCCCACAGCCGGCCCAG CCATGAGACACCAGCCTGGGCAGGCCGGAGGCGGATGGGATGAGCTGGACAGCAGCCCAAACTCTCAGGATTCTTCCCAGGAAAATGACGACCTGGGCAAGGCCTCGGACTCAGGTAGCCCGTCGGGCAGTGACAGCCCCTCAGGGGCCAGCCGGGCACCCAGCGACCTGGCAGAAAG GGTCGAGGCCGTGACCCTGAGTGACTGCCAGCAGGAGCTGAGCCTGGTCCGGGCCGTGACACGGGGGCCACATTGCTTCCTGAGCCGAGAGGAGGTGCAGCACTTCGTCAAAGA GTGTGGACTCCTCAACTGTGAGGCCGTGCTGGAGCTGCTCATCCGCCACCTGGGCGCAACCAGCGAGCGTGTGCAGATG AGAGCTCTGGGTGCCATCGCCTCCCTCGGGTGCACCGACCTGCTCTCCCAGGAGCGAGTCCTGCTCCTTGCCCGGCCTCGGCTGCAGGAGCTCAGTGTGGGCAGCCCCGGACCCGTGACCAACAAGGCCACCAAG ATCCTGAGACACTTTGAAGCTTCCTGCCGACAGTGGCCCCCTGCCCGGAGGCCCCCAGCCGAGCCTGGCCCCGCAGTCACCCGTGTGGGCCCATCAGACCTGCTGAGCGACACCCTGCCTTTCACCGGGGACCAGGCCTTCCTGCAGCCTCTGAGTTCAGCTCTGTTCTTGCCCAAGGGCACTGCTCCCCCATCGGGGCTGCAGCCCGGCCCTGTGCCCCCGACTTCCCTGGACGGCTGCCCGCTTCCAGCCCACGCGGATGCCAGGGAGGCCAAGACCAGACTGGCAGGTTCCAGAGAGCAGGGGGCTGGATCTGAGCGGGGCCTGTTCAGCACAGACACTGCAAAGGGAGGGCCAGAGCTTGACCCGGGCCCCGGAGATAGCTGTGACTCCTTGTTTGCTGGCATGGAACTGGTGGCCTGTCCCCGCCTGGTGGGGGCCGGGACTGCTGCAGAAGAGTCCCTCCCAGCCTGCCAGGCTCCCTGGACATCGTCACAGAGGGTGGCAGCAAAAGAACCTTCTGGCTCTGAGCCATCAGCTTTCGCATTCTTAAACTCATGA
- the TEPSIN gene encoding AP-4 complex accessory subunit tepsin isoform X5 — translation MLKRNPAFIQEATVFTGPPDLLHGNSLYQKVRAAAQDLGAALFSDALSPLPSSQPPRALPPAGMGSQSRPQSSLQGFGYSKERGHTGSAGEAFLSTIQKAAEVVASAMRPGPESPSSQRSLLRGDAYQPAVTPSASLGPPTPGNPLPTAGPGARAMRHQPGQAGGGWDELDSSPNSQDSSQENDDLGKASDSGSPSGSDSPSGASRAPSDLAERVEAVTLSDCQQELSLVRAVTRGPHCFLSREEVQHFVKECGLLNCEAVLELLIRHLGATSERVQMRALGAIASLGCTDLLSQERVLLLARPRLQELSVGSPGPVTNKATKILRHFEASCRQWPPARRPPAEPGPAVTRVGPSDLLSDTLPFTGDQAFLQPLSSALFLPKGTAPPSGLQPGPVPPTSLDGCPLPAHADAREAKTRLAGSREQGAGSERGLFSTDTAKGGPELDPGPGDSCDSLFAGMELVACPRLVGAGTAAEESLPACQAPWTSSQRVAAKEPSGSEPSAFAFLNS, via the exons ATGCTTAAGCGCAACCCCGCCTTCATCCAGGAAGCCACAG TTTTCACGGGACCCCCGGATCTTCTCCACGGGAACAGCTTGTACCAGAAGGTGCGGGCAGCCGCCCAG GACTTGGGGGCTGCCTTGTTCTCAGACGCCTTGTCACCTCTGCCTTCCTCCCAGCCACCCAGGGCCCTGCCTCCAGCAG GCATGGGCTCCCAGTCCAGGCCCCAGAGCTCCCTACAGGGCTTCGGCTACAGCAAGGAACGGGGCCACACAG GCTCTGCGGGCGAAGCCTTCCTGTCCACCATCCAGAAGGCCGCAGAGGTGGTGGCCAGCGCCATGCGCCCTGGGCCTGAGAGCCCCAGCTCCCAGAGGTCCCTTCTGCGAGGTGACGCCTACCAGCCGGCTGTGACACCTTCAGCCAGCCTCGGCCCTCCAACCCCCGGGAACCCTCTCCCCACAGCCGGCCCAGGTGCCCGAG CCATGAGACACCAGCCTGGGCAGGCCGGAGGCGGATGGGATGAGCTGGACAGCAGCCCAAACTCTCAGGATTCTTCCCAGGAAAATGACGACCTGGGCAAGGCCTCGGACTCAGGTAGCCCGTCGGGCAGTGACAGCCCCTCAGGGGCCAGCCGGGCACCCAGCGACCTGGCAGAAAG GGTCGAGGCCGTGACCCTGAGTGACTGCCAGCAGGAGCTGAGCCTGGTCCGGGCCGTGACACGGGGGCCACATTGCTTCCTGAGCCGAGAGGAGGTGCAGCACTTCGTCAAAGA GTGTGGACTCCTCAACTGTGAGGCCGTGCTGGAGCTGCTCATCCGCCACCTGGGCGCAACCAGCGAGCGTGTGCAGATG AGAGCTCTGGGTGCCATCGCCTCCCTCGGGTGCACCGACCTGCTCTCCCAGGAGCGAGTCCTGCTCCTTGCCCGGCCTCGGCTGCAGGAGCTCAGTGTGGGCAGCCCCGGACCCGTGACCAACAAGGCCACCAAG ATCCTGAGACACTTTGAAGCTTCCTGCCGACAGTGGCCCCCTGCCCGGAGGCCCCCAGCCGAGCCTGGCCCCGCAGTCACCCGTGTGGGCCCATCAGACCTGCTGAGCGACACCCTGCCTTTCACCGGGGACCAGGCCTTCCTGCAGCCTCTGAGTTCAGCTCTGTTCTTGCCCAAGGGCACTGCTCCCCCATCGGGGCTGCAGCCCGGCCCTGTGCCCCCGACTTCCCTGGACGGCTGCCCGCTTCCAGCCCACGCGGATGCCAGGGAGGCCAAGACCAGACTGGCAGGTTCCAGAGAGCAGGGGGCTGGATCTGAGCGGGGCCTGTTCAGCACAGACACTGCAAAGGGAGGGCCAGAGCTTGACCCGGGCCCCGGAGATAGCTGTGACTCCTTGTTTGCTGGCATGGAACTGGTGGCCTGTCCCCGCCTGGTGGGGGCCGGGACTGCTGCAGAAGAGTCCCTCCCAGCCTGCCAGGCTCCCTGGACATCGTCACAGAGGGTGGCAGCAAAAGAACCTTCTGGCTCTGAGCCATCAGCTTTCGCATTCTTAAACTCATGA
- the TEPSIN gene encoding AP-4 complex accessory subunit tepsin isoform X3 — MAATVPLRDRLSFLHRLPILLKGTSDDDVPCPGYLFEEIAKISHESLGSSQCLLEYLLSRLQSGSGRVKLKVLKILLHLCGHGSSSFLLMLKRNPAFIQEATVFTGPPDLLHGNSLYQKVRAAAQDLGAALFSDALSPLPSSQPPRALPPAGMGSQSRPQSSLQGFGYSKERGHTGSAGEAFLSTIQKAAEVVASAMRPGPESPSSQRSLLRGDAYQPAVTPSASLGPPTPGNPLPTAGPGARAMRHQPGQAGGGWDELDSSPNSQDSSQENDDLGKASDSGSPSGSDSPSGASRAPSDLAERVEAVTLSDCQQELSLVRAVTRGPHCFLSREEVQHFVKECGLLNCEAVLELLIRHLGATSERVQMILRHFEASCRQWPPARRPPAEPGPAVTRVGPSDLLSDTLPFTGDQAFLQPLSSALFLPKGTAPPSGLQPGPVPPTSLDGCPLPAHADAREAKTRLAGSREQGAGSERGLFSTDTAKGGPELDPGPGDSCDSLFAGMELVACPRLVGAGTAAEESLPACQAPWTSSQRVAAKEPSGSEPSAFAFLNS, encoded by the exons ATGGCGGCCACGGTACCGTTGCGGGACCGCCTGAGCTTCCTGCACCGG CTCCCGATTCTCCTGAAGGGAACGTCGGATGACGACGTCCCGTGTCCAGGCTACCTGTTTGAGGAGATCGCCA AGATCTCCCACGAGTCCCTGGGCAGCAGCCAGTGCCTCCTGGAGTACCTGCTGAGCCGTCTGCAGAGCGGCTCTGGCCGCGTGAAGCTCAAG GTACTGAAGATCTTGCTGCACCTGTGTGGTCACGGCTCCTCGTCCTTCCTGCTCATGCTTAAGCGCAACCCCGCCTTCATCCAGGAAGCCACAG TTTTCACGGGACCCCCGGATCTTCTCCACGGGAACAGCTTGTACCAGAAGGTGCGGGCAGCCGCCCAG GACTTGGGGGCTGCCTTGTTCTCAGACGCCTTGTCACCTCTGCCTTCCTCCCAGCCACCCAGGGCCCTGCCTCCAGCAG GCATGGGCTCCCAGTCCAGGCCCCAGAGCTCCCTACAGGGCTTCGGCTACAGCAAGGAACGGGGCCACACAG GCTCTGCGGGCGAAGCCTTCCTGTCCACCATCCAGAAGGCCGCAGAGGTGGTGGCCAGCGCCATGCGCCCTGGGCCTGAGAGCCCCAGCTCCCAGAGGTCCCTTCTGCGAGGTGACGCCTACCAGCCGGCTGTGACACCTTCAGCCAGCCTCGGCCCTCCAACCCCCGGGAACCCTCTCCCCACAGCCGGCCCAGGTGCCCGAG CCATGAGACACCAGCCTGGGCAGGCCGGAGGCGGATGGGATGAGCTGGACAGCAGCCCAAACTCTCAGGATTCTTCCCAGGAAAATGACGACCTGGGCAAGGCCTCGGACTCAGGTAGCCCGTCGGGCAGTGACAGCCCCTCAGGGGCCAGCCGGGCACCCAGCGACCTGGCAGAAAG GGTCGAGGCCGTGACCCTGAGTGACTGCCAGCAGGAGCTGAGCCTGGTCCGGGCCGTGACACGGGGGCCACATTGCTTCCTGAGCCGAGAGGAGGTGCAGCACTTCGTCAAAGA GTGTGGACTCCTCAACTGTGAGGCCGTGCTGGAGCTGCTCATCCGCCACCTGGGCGCAACCAGCGAGCGTGTGCAGATG ATCCTGAGACACTTTGAAGCTTCCTGCCGACAGTGGCCCCCTGCCCGGAGGCCCCCAGCCGAGCCTGGCCCCGCAGTCACCCGTGTGGGCCCATCAGACCTGCTGAGCGACACCCTGCCTTTCACCGGGGACCAGGCCTTCCTGCAGCCTCTGAGTTCAGCTCTGTTCTTGCCCAAGGGCACTGCTCCCCCATCGGGGCTGCAGCCCGGCCCTGTGCCCCCGACTTCCCTGGACGGCTGCCCGCTTCCAGCCCACGCGGATGCCAGGGAGGCCAAGACCAGACTGGCAGGTTCCAGAGAGCAGGGGGCTGGATCTGAGCGGGGCCTGTTCAGCACAGACACTGCAAAGGGAGGGCCAGAGCTTGACCCGGGCCCCGGAGATAGCTGTGACTCCTTGTTTGCTGGCATGGAACTGGTGGCCTGTCCCCGCCTGGTGGGGGCCGGGACTGCTGCAGAAGAGTCCCTCCCAGCCTGCCAGGCTCCCTGGACATCGTCACAGAGGGTGGCAGCAAAAGAACCTTCTGGCTCTGAGCCATCAGCTTTCGCATTCTTAAACTCATGA